Genomic segment of Streptomyces sp. NBC_01210:
GGGGCTCTGCCCCAGACCCCGGCCTTCTCTCCGAGGGGCAGGGGGCCGAGCACAGATGCGGCTCCGTTGTGGTGAGTGATCACGGGGCGCGGGAGGGGGCCCTCGTCGCCCGGTCGCCGGAGGCGTACCAGGAACCCCCGGGGGCCGCCAAGGCCAAGCGCTCGCGTCACGGTGTGAGCCTTGGCGGCCCCGGGGAACGCTGGTACGGCGAAGCTGCCCGACCGACGAGGGACCCCCCTCCCGCTCAGGCCCGGATGCTGCCGGAGTCCGGCCCGTGACGTGGTGGGGCACCCCCTGCGGGTGGGTGTCTGCGGGATTGCCCCCGGTTGATGCGCCGGCCGGGCGTACCGTGGAGTGGGAGGTGGTGAGTTGATGGTTTCGGAGCTGGCCGAGAACGTCCGTAAGTACCGGCGTCGCGCGGGGATGAGCCAGGAGGAACTGGCCCACGCCGCAGGGGTATCACCGGGCACGGTACGCAAGGCGGAGCAGGGTGGAACGGTCCGTATGGAGACCCTGCACACGCTCGCCCGTGCGCTGGGGGTGACCACCGCCTCGTTGATGGCGTCCGATGCCCCCGAGCCCGTCGGGCGGGGTGAGGAGCCGAATCGGGTCAACCTGATCCAGCTCCGTGTTGCTCTCACCCCGGCTGTTGGGCTCGTGGACCCGGATGCCGATGTCGTCGGCGAGGAGCCGAATCTGCGCATCTTACGGTGGACCCTGCAAGACGTGCGGGTGCTGTACTTCTCCGACAGCTACGCGAGCGTCGCGGCCCAACTGCCCGGTCTGCTGCGCGATGCCGCACAGGCCGTCGCCTACTACGACAGCGGGGACGAGCACCGTCAGGCCCTGCTGGCCCGCGCCGAGGCGCTGCGCCTGGCCGGCACCTACCTCACCCAGGTGCGGCAGTACGACATCGCGTACGCCGCTGTGCGCGGCGCCATCATGGATGCCCGTCAGGCCGGAGACATGCTTGCGGCGGGCTCAGGTGTCGGCTGCATGTGCTGGCTGCTGGTGAGGCAGGGAAGGTTGGACGAGGCGGAACAGGTCGCCGCCCAGAGCATGGACGCAGTGGAGCCGAAGATCACCGGGGCCGAGCCGGACCACTACGCGGTGTGGGGTGGCCTGGCGATGGAGGCCGCGGCCGCAGCCGCGAGGAACAACCGTCCCGACGAGGCAAAGGGGTATCGTCAGGCCGCCCGGGTCGCGGCAACCGCGGTCGGGACGGCGCATCGCAACGTCTCCCGGCACTGGTCTGTCTTCGGGCCAGTCACCGTCGCCGTCAAGGCACTCGAAGACTCCCTGGTCATCGGCGACGCCCGCGCGGTGGTGCGCAAGGCGGGCGAGCAGGAGGAGCTGTCGCCCAAGGCGTGGAAGCGCCTGGGCAGGCCCAGCACCAACGACGGAAACCGCTTCACCCTCGATGTGGCGCGCGCCCATACCCGGACCGGCGACCTGTCCGCCGCCATGGACGAGTTGACCCGTGCCAGGGAAGCCGCCCCGCAGTGGCTGCGGCACCAGAACGGGGCCGCAGAGACCATGCAGGAGATCCTGGGTAAGCGCAAGCGCACCCTCACGACGGAGATGCGCGAAATGGCCGACTACCTGGGCGTTGTCGGGTAGCCGCCACGCAGCGTGGCAGTTCGTGAACCAAGAGTCGCGAACTGCCGTGGCTCTCACCTGGGGTGACAGCCAGTCAGTACCTACGGTGTGTGTCCACCATCAGTGACCCAGGCCGGGGGTACCCAGTGAGCCAGCCCAGGAGCGATGCCGACCGCATGCGTCGCAGAGACCTGTACGACGCCGCGTCGGGTGGGGGAGGTCCCCGCTTACTACCGTGGACCAGCCCGGAGGGGAAACCCTGCTACCTGAGCACCGACGGCCGGGGCTACCTCTCTACCCTCGCCGACAGCATCGAGACAGTGCAGCTGGGCATGGGCCAGGAGCTGCTGGAGTACGCCCGAGAAGCCACGGCTCCCGGAGCGCCAACTTTGTCGGCCACCGAATACCGTTGGCTGGCCTGCCGATTGACCGAGGCCCTGGCGGACGCGCTCCGAGTAGCCGACTCGCGCGGGCAGCGCCTCCCGGACCCGGAGGAGGAAGAGGCGGACGAGGGTGCCTGACTCTGCGGACACCGACGCACCGGTCCGCGACTCCGCACGGGGGCGCTACCGCTTCCGCGAGTACCACGTGACCACCGTCCCTGACCCCCTGGCTCTGCCAGCCTTCACGGCGGTCTGCGTCACCGGCGAGGAATGCAACTGCGGTGCCACATCCGGCACCCTGCACACCCCGGACGAGCTGACGCGCTGGATCGCCGAACACTGCGCCCAGACCGGCCACCAGCACTACGAGCAGACCGTACGAGCCATACTCCGCGCCGAGCCCCGCGCGTGGCGGTAAAGTCCCCCTGCACCGACACCGTGCCAGCGGCAGCACCACCGTGCGCCCCGCGCTCCTGACGGCAGTAGCGACGGCAACACCCACGGACACCAGCGGAACCCGAAACCGCCGCTGGTCTGCGAATACGCAGATAGAGAGGGGGCGCGCAGCACACGTAATATGTGCTGGCGGGTGAAACTCCCGTACTCGTTCACAACACCGACTGTGGTCCTGAGTTTTCCATCGATGAGGGGCAGTTCGGAAAGAAGTGGGGCAAGCATGCACAGGACTATGGCCTGAACCCGGGCGATGCCTCTGCCCGTCAGGGATTCCGTGACAAAATCGCAGGGGTTCGCGGGTCGCATGACGAAGTGCGTCAAGGCCCATGGAATCCGAAGAATGGCGGCGGGAACGACTATTTCTTCTACCGTAGAGGGAACGATCTTCTAGTAACGAAGGGTGATGGCCAGTTCGTCACCATGTTCCCTATGAGTAAGCCAAACGGCTGGTTCCAGCAAGCTACTCCCTACTCATGCGGGTGTAAGAAATGACAGAGCGAAACGCGGCTAGCCTGCGAGCCGGGCAGCGGGTGCAAGCTGCGCTTGACGTCAAGTATCTAGAGGATGACGTCGAGGGTGCCGCATCCGCCGAGGCCGTGGAATTCCTGTTGGAGGCGGGCCCTTCCATCCTTTTGTCTTGCGGCACGGACTGGACTTTGAAGGTCTCGGAAGGCCGATGGCCGGTATTGCCCGCATGGTGCTGGCCCGTCGAGTCGTGGGCTTTCGAGGAGGTAGATCAGATCGGAAGCCCTGGATTCGACAGAATCATCTCGACTTCGGATATTCGTAATTCCGTAGGTGAGGTGTGTGGCATCCTTCTAGAGTTCCCTGAGGCGTGGGTAACCGTTAGATCAGGTGAAGCGCTGACGTGGAGTATCTCCCGCAAGGATGGCCGATAACGCCAGGAAAAGTGAAGCCCCGTCAAGGGCGGCGGTTTCTAGGGATCGTCGCAACATGTGATCGGTTGTGTTAGGCGGCGAGTAGTCTATGCAGGCGCTCGGCTGGGGTTTCCCAGTCGAGCGTTTTGCGTGGGCGGCCGTTGAGTTCGGCGGCGGCCAGTTGCTCGCGGGTATGGACGGACAGGTCGGTTCCCTTGGGGAAGCGGGCTTGCGCATAGGTGAGTTGCTCGGCCTCAAGGTCTCGGACGTCGACTTCAAGCGCGGCACCATCCGCGTCGAGCGCAAGCGCCTGCAGTCCGGCCTGATCGGCCTGCCGAAGACCGGAAAGTCCCGGCGCACGGTCCCCGTCGGCGAGGTCGTCACCGACGCGCTCCTCGCGCTCCTCGAGCATCTCGCCGCACGGCCCTCGAAGGAGTGGCTGTTCACCATGGAGGAGGGCGAACCGCTCAACTACCGCCGCTGGAAGACCGAATGGAACTGCGCCCGCCGCGAACTCCAAACGGCGGAGAGCAAGAACGCCGAGCGCGAGGGCCGCAAGCCCGTCGAGCTGCCGCACATGGGTGACCCACGACCTGCGGCACTTCTCCGCCTCCGCGCTCATCGCGGGCGGGGCAAGTGTCAAGCAGGTTCAGCTGGTCCTCGGCCACGCGTCCGCGGTCATCACCCTGCGGATCTATCCCCACTTGTGCCCGGGGGGAAGAAGACCGCACCCGGCCCGTCATGGACGCCGTGCTCGGCGGCCTGCGGACCGGGTGCGGAAAGGTGGGCGATGCGACCCGCGAAGGCGCGGGTCAGGCCGCCCAGCCAAGATCAAGCCTTCTTGGTCTCCCAGAAGATCTTGTCGATCTGGGCGATGTAGTCCAGCGCCTTCTGGCCCGTCGCCGGGTCCGTCGAGGCCTTCGCGGTCGACAGCGCCTTCAGGGCGTCGTTGACCAGCTGGTGCAGCTCCGGGTACTTCTCGAAGTGCGGGGGCTTGAAGTAGTCGCTCCACAGCACCGAGACGTGGTGCTTGGCGAGCTCCGCGCGCTGCTCCTTGATGACCGTGGCGCGGGCCCGGAAGTGCGGGTCCTCGTTGGCCTGGTACTTCTCCTGGACGGCCTTGACCGACTCGGCCTCGATGCGGGCCTGGGCCGGGTCGTA
This window contains:
- the sodN gene encoding superoxide dismutase, Ni gives rise to the protein MLSRLFAPKVKVSAHCDLPCGVYDPAQARIEAESVKAVQEKYQANEDPHFRARATVIKEQRAELAKHHVSVLWSDYFKPPHFEKYPELHQLVNDALKALSTAKASTDPATGQKALDYIAQIDKIFWETKKA
- a CDS encoding helix-turn-helix domain-containing protein, which codes for MVSELAENVRKYRRRAGMSQEELAHAAGVSPGTVRKAEQGGTVRMETLHTLARALGVTTASLMASDAPEPVGRGEEPNRVNLIQLRVALTPAVGLVDPDADVVGEEPNLRILRWTLQDVRVLYFSDSYASVAAQLPGLLRDAAQAVAYYDSGDEHRQALLARAEALRLAGTYLTQVRQYDIAYAAVRGAIMDARQAGDMLAAGSGVGCMCWLLVRQGRLDEAEQVAAQSMDAVEPKITGAEPDHYAVWGGLAMEAAAAAARNNRPDEAKGYRQAARVAATAVGTAHRNVSRHWSVFGPVTVAVKALEDSLVIGDARAVVRKAGEQEELSPKAWKRLGRPSTNDGNRFTLDVARAHTRTGDLSAAMDELTRAREAAPQWLRHQNGAAETMQEILGKRKRTLTTEMREMADYLGVVG
- a CDS encoding DUF7848 domain-containing protein yields the protein MPDSADTDAPVRDSARGRYRFREYHVTTVPDPLALPAFTAVCVTGEECNCGATSGTLHTPDELTRWIAEHCAQTGHQHYEQTVRAILRAEPRAWR